From the Cohaesibacter sp. ES.047 genome, the window TAAAAGTCCTGCTGACAGGGGGGAGTGCCACTCCCGTCAACATGCTGATCAAGCAAAAGGTCAGGAGCGAAGCTGAGATGACCGGAGATCTCATGGTGGACATGGGGCTTGATCGGACGCGTCTCATGCTCGAGACAAAGGCGCGCAACACGGCGGAAAACGCCACCCTGAGCGCGGCGCTTGTTGGCATGGATACCAAACGCCGCTGGATCCTTGTGACCAGCGCATTCCATATGTCCCGCGCCATGCAGAGCTTTCAAAAGGCTGGGTTTGTCGATCTGCTTGCCTATCCGGTGGACCATCGCACTGACCCGGCGAACTTCGTCAGCGACTGGTATCCAGCTGGCAAGATCAACCGTGCCAACACCACTATCAAGGAGTTGGTCGGGCTCGTCATCTACAGCTTGACCGGGCGTTGATACAGCCCTTTCGAACGCACACTTTCTTAACCACGGCATTTTGAATTTTATTAAACATACCTTGTAACCAAATCTTTCTGAAGATTCGGCTATTCTGGACAGGGATATTTCAACGCGCGTGCAGTTTCGAAATTTGCGGCTTTTCGGTCAGCTGTTTCGCCAAGAGAATCGCCGGACGGGCGATTTCAGAGTAAGTGTGAATGACGGATACGGCTCAAATGCCAGTAACGATCAGGCTCAAAGTGAAGGCACTGGTCGGCAACAAGGTTGCTCAGGGAATTGTCGGTACGATGCTGCTCAAGGTAGCCAGTGCTGTTGTCGCTTTTGCCCTGTTTTCGCTCGCCGCTCGCTCAGCAGGCGTAAAAGAGTTTGGCTATTTCTCGATCATCTTTTCCGCCGTCTCGATGCTCTCCATCATTGCTGCCGCCGGTCAGGAGCTGCAGATCGTCCGGTCGTGGAACGAATATCTCTCGGCTGACCGCCCCGCCTTTGCCGTTGGTGCTCTCCGCTTTGGCTGGGTCGTGACCATCACCGGTGCCCTTATTGGCAGTGTGTTGCTCTGGGCGGTTTTTGAACCCGGATTGGTCCTCGCCGACATTCCGCTGGCCAATCAATGGACGCTGAGCGCTGCTGCCGTTGCCTTTCTGGCGACCAACACGCTCTCCCTTTATAGCGCTCACGCGACCCGTGCCATCGTGGGCATCCGCTGGGGCGATGCGCATTACGAGCTGACGTGGCGGTCGATCGCCATCCTGTTTCTCGCTTGGTGCCTATGGATGGGGCGGCCCGTCTATTCCAGCGAAATTTTTGCGGTCTTCGCAATCGGCCTCATCCTCGTGGTGGTAACTCAGGTCTGGGCGGTCGCTCGCCGGGTGCGCGTGGAAGTCGGCACCCCCGAGCCACGCTACAATTTGCGCGAATGGAGCGGGCGGTCGTTCCGCCTGTGGCTGGCGGTCACGATGGAAGCGGCGAACCAGCATATGGAAGTGTTCCTGATCGGCATGCTGCTTGACCCCATTGCGGCGGGTGCCTATTTCGTCGCCTCGCGTCTGGCCAATGCCTTTGCCCTGGCGACGGGCGGGCTCTATACCTTTGCCACCCGCCGTATTCCCAGACTCTATTTTTCACGGGATATTCCAGCCCTTAAGCACACGCTGCACCTGATGGCCATCACCACATTCCTGATTGTGGTCGGCGGCATGAGTGTCGTTTTGCTCGCCGGCGACTATATGCTCATGGTCTTTGGCAGCTCTTATGCGGACTATTATTGGGTGTTGGTCATTCTTTCCATCGGCACGGCAGTCACGGCGGCCAACGGCGCAGCCCCGAGTTTCCTGATGCTCACCGGGCATGAGGGACGCTACATGGTCGTTGTGACCGCATCCGTGATCTTGCGCGTCGTCGGTTTCTTCCTTGTTGTGCCCTCTCACGGCATTATTGGCGCGGCCGTCGTGACCGCCGCCATCATGGTTGCGATGGCGCTGCTGCTTAATGTCTACTGCCGCATTTTCACCGGCATGGATCCATCCATCATACGCTTTTTCATCGAAAGCCCCGACACGCCTCCAGCCAGTTTCAAACCGGCAGATGCGACTGCAGAAAGGCTCGAAAAATGACCCGCCGCCCCAGAATTCTCTTCATGCAAACACAGGCCGAAAATGCGGGTGCGCAGGAAATCACGCGCCTTTTGGCCTCGGGTCTCGAGCAGAAAGGCTATGATACACATCAGCTGTTTTTCTATCGCAAGACCGATGCTTTTGATCATGAACCCAACACGGTCATCACGTGCCATGATCGACCCGGCAAGCCTCTGGCTTTCTTGGCCTTTCTAGCCAAACTGGTCAAGCAGATCAGGGAGCTTGAACCGGATGTGGTGCTCACCTTCCAGCATTATGGCAACATCATCGGCGTGCCTGCATCGCGTCTGGCTGGCGTGCACAATGTCATTGCCAATCAGGTGTCGGCACCTGCAATGATGAACAAGGTCATTCGCCTGGTCGACAAGCAGTTCGGTCGCATCGGTCTTTACGACAAGATCACGGTCAATACGTGCGATACAGCCAAAGATTATGCCGCCTTTCCGAAAGCCTATACAAAGCGCATCGTTCATGTGCCCCATGGTTTCCGGCTCAAGACCTCCCAACTCAACAAGTCTGAAGCCCGAGCCAAGTTCGGATTGCCGCAAGATGCAACGCTTCTGGGAACGGTCGCCCGCCTCAATGCGCTCAAGGGTCAACGCGTTTCGATAAAGACGCTCACCCATGATGACAGTTGGCATCTGGTGCTTGGCGGGCAGGGG encodes:
- a CDS encoding lipopolysaccharide biosynthesis protein — protein: MPVTIRLKVKALVGNKVAQGIVGTMLLKVASAVVAFALFSLAARSAGVKEFGYFSIIFSAVSMLSIIAAAGQELQIVRSWNEYLSADRPAFAVGALRFGWVVTITGALIGSVLLWAVFEPGLVLADIPLANQWTLSAAAVAFLATNTLSLYSAHATRAIVGIRWGDAHYELTWRSIAILFLAWCLWMGRPVYSSEIFAVFAIGLILVVVTQVWAVARRVRVEVGTPEPRYNLREWSGRSFRLWLAVTMEAANQHMEVFLIGMLLDPIAAGAYFVASRLANAFALATGGLYTFATRRIPRLYFSRDIPALKHTLHLMAITTFLIVVGGMSVVLLAGDYMLMVFGSSYADYYWVLVILSIGTAVTAANGAAPSFLMLTGHEGRYMVVVTASVILRVVGFFLVVPSHGIIGAAVVTAAIMVAMALLLNVYCRIFTGMDPSIIRFFIESPDTPPASFKPADATAERLEK
- a CDS encoding glycosyltransferase family 4 protein, with the translated sequence MTRRPRILFMQTQAENAGAQEITRLLASGLEQKGYDTHQLFFYRKTDAFDHEPNTVITCHDRPGKPLAFLAFLAKLVKQIRELEPDVVLTFQHYGNIIGVPASRLAGVHNVIANQVSAPAMMNKVIRLVDKQFGRIGLYDKITVNTCDTAKDYAAFPKAYTKRIVHVPHGFRLKTSQLNKSEARAKFGLPQDATLLGTVARLNALKGQRVSIKTLTHDDSWHLVLGGQGPDEQNLRDLAKELGVADRTHFTGEMTTEEVGDLLAALDVFVFPSTAETFGLAAVEAANAGVPCVCNSLPVLREVMNTELGPCALFADSSQPESYADPIRTLLTNEDVVEKLKRSSEQLKHLYAVEAMVQRFDDMIKEQMASDPKLAKLEVAKA